The Cucumis melo cultivar AY chromosome 5, USDA_Cmelo_AY_1.0, whole genome shotgun sequence genome has a segment encoding these proteins:
- the LOC103491392 gene encoding mitogen-activated protein kinase 15 isoform X1 — MQTDHRKKNSAELDFFSEYGDANRFKVREVIGKGSYGVVCSAVDTLTNEKVAIKKIHDIFEHVSDAARILREIKLLRLLRHPDIVEIKHIMLPPSRRGFKDIFVVFELMESDLHQVIKANDDLTKEHYQFFLYQLLRALKYIHTANVYHRDLKPKNILANANCKLKICDFGLARVAFSDTPTTIFWTDYVATRWYRAPELCGSFFSKYTPAIDIWSIGCIFAEVLTGKPLFPGKNIVHQLDLMTDLLGTPSLDTISRVRNEKARRYLTSMRKKQPISFSQKFPNADPLALQLLQRLLAFDPKDRPTAEEALADPYFKGLAKVEREPSCQPISKVEFEFERRKVTKDDIRELIFLEILEYHPQLLKDYLNGTERSNFLYPSALDQFKKQFAHLEDNGGKSGPVYPLERKHASLPRSSVQSNTIPPKVTSNIVSFKDRYAPSGPFGSQLYKDSAAQRIAAAQAKPGRISGPVMPYDSGSTIKDAYDPRMLIRSALPSHAIHPTYYYQQSCGQNEERSATGAEQDTSMQCKQSPQCGMAAKLAGDTAAASGAFSNSFFMARVGMPKMGNNDRAAHLQVSAQYDAGAVAAATTTTHRNTGVVEYSMTRMC, encoded by the exons ATGCAGACCGATCACCGTAAGAAG AATTCTGCAGAATTGGACTTTTTCTCTGAATATGGCGATGCCAACAGATTCAAAGTCCGCGAAGTTATTGGAAAGGGGAGTTATGGTGTGGTTTGTTCAGCTGTTGACACTCTCACCAATGAAAAAGTGGCAATAAAGAAGATACATGATATTTTTGAACATGTATCTGATGCTGCCCGGATTCTTCGTGAGATAAAGCTCCTGAGGCTTCTACGCCATCCCGATATTGTTGAAATTAAGCACATTATGTTACCACCTTCTCGTAGGGGGTTCAAAGATATTTTTGTTGTGTTTGAGTTGATGGAATCAGATTTGCATCAAGTCATCAAGGCCAATGATGATTTAACAAAAGAGCACTATCAATTTTTCCTCTACCAGCTACTACGTGCACTGAAATATATTCACACAG CAAATGTCTACCATCGGGATTTAAAACCAAAGAATATATTGGCAAATGCAAATTGCAAACTTAAAATATGTGATTTTGGATTGGCAAGAGTTGCTTTCAGTGACACCCCGACAACAATATTTTGGACG GACTATGTTGCTACTAGATGGTATAGGGCTCCAGAGCTATGTGGTTCTTTCTTCTCTAAG TATACTCCCGCCATTGACATTTGGAGTATTGGCTGCATATTTGCTGAAGTACTGACCGGGAAACCACTTTTTCCTGGTAAAAATATTGTTCATCAGCTTGATTTGATGACAGATCTCCTTGGAACGCCTTCATTAGATACCATTTCTCGG GTAAGAAATGAAAAGGCCAGGAGGTACTTGACTAGTATGAGGAAGAAGCAGCCAATATCCTTTTCTCAGAAGTTCCCAAATGCTGATCCCCTAGCCCTACAATTGCTACAACGGTTACTTGCATTTGATCCAAAGGATCGACCTACTGCCGAAGAG GCATTGGCAGATCCTTACTTTAAGGGGCTGGCTAAAGTTGAGAGGGAACCTTCTTGCCAGCCAATCTCAAAGGTGGAGTTTGAATTTGAGAGGAGAAAAGTCACAAAGGATGACATTCGCGAGTTGATATTCCTCGAGATACTCGAATACCATCCTCAATTGCTGAAAGACTACTTAAATGGAACCGAGAgatcaaattttctttatccTAG TGCACTAGATCAGTTCAAAAAGCAATTTGCTCATCTTGAAGATAATGGAGGGAAAAGTGGACCAGTTTATCCTCTAGAAAGAAAACATGCATCTCTTCCTAG GTCTTCAGTACAGTCAAATACCATTCCACCAAAAGTAACATCAAATATTGTTTCCTTTAAAGACCGATATGCGCCATCAGGTCCGTTCGGCAGTCAGCTTTACAAAGATTCAGCAGCACAGAGGATTGCTGCTGCTCAAG CCAAGCCTGGAAGAATCTCAGGCCCGGTCATGCCATATGACAGTGGAAGTACCATTAAAGATGCTTACGACCCACGAATGTTAATTAGAAGTGCCCTCCCTTCTCATGCTATCCATCCAACATATTATTACCAGCAATCTTGCGGCCAAAATGAAGAAAGATCAGCAACTGGGGCTGAGCAGGACACGTCCATGCAATGCAAACAATCCCCTCAATGTGGAATGGCTGCCAAATTAGCCGGAGATACAGCTGCTGCTTCTGGtgctttctcaaattctttcttTATGGCACGTGTAGGCATGCCCAAGATGGGAAACAATGACCGTGCTGCACATTTGCAGGTAAGCGCCCAATATGATGCTGGAGCTGTTGCTGCTGCAACTACCACTACCCATCGAAACACTGGCGTGGTCGAGTATAGCATGACCAGAATGTGTTAG
- the LOC103491392 gene encoding mitogen-activated protein kinase 20 isoform X2: protein MQTDHRKKNSAELDFFSEYGDANRFKVREVIGKGSYGVVCSAVDTLTNEKVAIKKIHDIFEHVSDAARILREIKLLRLLRHPDIVEIKHIMLPPSRRGFKDIFVVFELMESDLHQVIKANDDLTKEHYQFFLYQLLRALKYIHTANVYHRDLKPKNILANANCKLKICDFGLARVAFSDTPTTIFWTDYVATRWYRAPELCGSFFSKYTPAIDIWSIGCIFAEVLTGKPLFPGKNIVHQLDLMTDLLGTPSLDTISRVRNEKARRYLTSMRKKQPISFSQKFPNADPLALQLLQRLLAFDPKDRPTAEEALADPYFKGLAKVEREPSCQPISKVEFEFERRKVTKDDIRELIFLEILEYHPQLLKDYLNGTERSNFLYPSALDQFKKQFAHLEDNGGKSGPVYPLERKHASLPRSSVQSNTIPPKVTSNIVSFKDRYAPSGPFGSQLYKDSAAQRIAAAQAKPGRISGPVMPYDSGSTIKDAYDPRMLIRSALPSHAIHPTYYYQQSCGQNEERSATGAEQDTSMQCKQSPQCGMAAKLAGDTAAASGKRPI, encoded by the exons ATGCAGACCGATCACCGTAAGAAG AATTCTGCAGAATTGGACTTTTTCTCTGAATATGGCGATGCCAACAGATTCAAAGTCCGCGAAGTTATTGGAAAGGGGAGTTATGGTGTGGTTTGTTCAGCTGTTGACACTCTCACCAATGAAAAAGTGGCAATAAAGAAGATACATGATATTTTTGAACATGTATCTGATGCTGCCCGGATTCTTCGTGAGATAAAGCTCCTGAGGCTTCTACGCCATCCCGATATTGTTGAAATTAAGCACATTATGTTACCACCTTCTCGTAGGGGGTTCAAAGATATTTTTGTTGTGTTTGAGTTGATGGAATCAGATTTGCATCAAGTCATCAAGGCCAATGATGATTTAACAAAAGAGCACTATCAATTTTTCCTCTACCAGCTACTACGTGCACTGAAATATATTCACACAG CAAATGTCTACCATCGGGATTTAAAACCAAAGAATATATTGGCAAATGCAAATTGCAAACTTAAAATATGTGATTTTGGATTGGCAAGAGTTGCTTTCAGTGACACCCCGACAACAATATTTTGGACG GACTATGTTGCTACTAGATGGTATAGGGCTCCAGAGCTATGTGGTTCTTTCTTCTCTAAG TATACTCCCGCCATTGACATTTGGAGTATTGGCTGCATATTTGCTGAAGTACTGACCGGGAAACCACTTTTTCCTGGTAAAAATATTGTTCATCAGCTTGATTTGATGACAGATCTCCTTGGAACGCCTTCATTAGATACCATTTCTCGG GTAAGAAATGAAAAGGCCAGGAGGTACTTGACTAGTATGAGGAAGAAGCAGCCAATATCCTTTTCTCAGAAGTTCCCAAATGCTGATCCCCTAGCCCTACAATTGCTACAACGGTTACTTGCATTTGATCCAAAGGATCGACCTACTGCCGAAGAG GCATTGGCAGATCCTTACTTTAAGGGGCTGGCTAAAGTTGAGAGGGAACCTTCTTGCCAGCCAATCTCAAAGGTGGAGTTTGAATTTGAGAGGAGAAAAGTCACAAAGGATGACATTCGCGAGTTGATATTCCTCGAGATACTCGAATACCATCCTCAATTGCTGAAAGACTACTTAAATGGAACCGAGAgatcaaattttctttatccTAG TGCACTAGATCAGTTCAAAAAGCAATTTGCTCATCTTGAAGATAATGGAGGGAAAAGTGGACCAGTTTATCCTCTAGAAAGAAAACATGCATCTCTTCCTAG GTCTTCAGTACAGTCAAATACCATTCCACCAAAAGTAACATCAAATATTGTTTCCTTTAAAGACCGATATGCGCCATCAGGTCCGTTCGGCAGTCAGCTTTACAAAGATTCAGCAGCACAGAGGATTGCTGCTGCTCAAG CCAAGCCTGGAAGAATCTCAGGCCCGGTCATGCCATATGACAGTGGAAGTACCATTAAAGATGCTTACGACCCACGAATGTTAATTAGAAGTGCCCTCCCTTCTCATGCTATCCATCCAACATATTATTACCAGCAATCTTGCGGCCAAAATGAAGAAAGATCAGCAACTGGGGCTGAGCAGGACACGTCCATGCAATGCAAACAATCCCCTCAATGTGGAATGGCTGCCAAATTAGCCGGAGATACAGCTGCTGCTTCTG GTAAGCGCCCAATATGA
- the LOC103491391 gene encoding transcription factor PAR2-like: MDKPQFQTLKSTTTSRQKTLILNALHKSSLHRRRSRRRVPTSRIIADKIHRNHPVFTYEEADDKEAVERKIRALQSIVPGGESLGVDKLFEQTAEYIMNLQHQVKAMRALSSFFESLEKEKSECGG, from the coding sequence ATGGACAAACCTCAATTTCAAACACTCAAATCAACCACCACTTCTCGCCAAAAAACCCTAATCCTCAACGCATTGCACAAATCCTCTCTCCATCGCCGCCGCAGCCGGAGACGAGTGCCAACCTCCCGCATTATTGCCGACAAGATTCACCGAAACCATCCTGTTTTCACTTACGAAGAAGCTGATGACAAGGAAGCCGTCGAACGCAAGATTCGTGCCTTGCAGAGCATCGTTCCAGGAGGAGAATCGCTTGGAGTCGACAAGCTGTTTGAACAGACGGCGGAGTATATAATGAATTTGCAGCATCAAGTGAAGGCCATGAGAGCTCTCTCGAGCTTTTTCGAGAGCTTGGAGAAGGAGAAATCTGAATGcggaggttga
- the LOC103491392 gene encoding mitogen-activated protein kinase 20 isoform X3, with amino-acid sequence MQTDHRKKNSAELDFFSEYGDANRFKVREVIGKGSYGVVCSAVDTLTNEKVAIKKIHDIFEHVSDAARILREIKLLRLLRHPDIVEIKHIMLPPSRRGFKDIFVVFELMESDLHQVIKANDDLTKEHYQFFLYQLLRALKYIHTANVYHRDLKPKNILANANCKLKICDFGLARVAFSDTPTTIFWTDYVATRWYRAPELCGSFFSKYTPAIDIWSIGCIFAEVLTGKPLFPGKNIVHQLDLMTDLLGTPSLDTISRVRNEKARRYLTSMRKKQPISFSQKFPNADPLALQLLQRLLAFDPKDRPTAEEALADPYFKGLAKVEREPSCQPISKVEFEFERRKVTKDDIRELIFLEILEYHPQLLKDYLNGTERSNFLYPSALDQFKKQFAHLEDNGGKSGPVYPLERKHASLPRSSVQSNTIPPKVTSNIVSFKDRYAPSGPFGSQLYKDSAAQRIAAAQAWKNLRPGHAI; translated from the exons ATGCAGACCGATCACCGTAAGAAG AATTCTGCAGAATTGGACTTTTTCTCTGAATATGGCGATGCCAACAGATTCAAAGTCCGCGAAGTTATTGGAAAGGGGAGTTATGGTGTGGTTTGTTCAGCTGTTGACACTCTCACCAATGAAAAAGTGGCAATAAAGAAGATACATGATATTTTTGAACATGTATCTGATGCTGCCCGGATTCTTCGTGAGATAAAGCTCCTGAGGCTTCTACGCCATCCCGATATTGTTGAAATTAAGCACATTATGTTACCACCTTCTCGTAGGGGGTTCAAAGATATTTTTGTTGTGTTTGAGTTGATGGAATCAGATTTGCATCAAGTCATCAAGGCCAATGATGATTTAACAAAAGAGCACTATCAATTTTTCCTCTACCAGCTACTACGTGCACTGAAATATATTCACACAG CAAATGTCTACCATCGGGATTTAAAACCAAAGAATATATTGGCAAATGCAAATTGCAAACTTAAAATATGTGATTTTGGATTGGCAAGAGTTGCTTTCAGTGACACCCCGACAACAATATTTTGGACG GACTATGTTGCTACTAGATGGTATAGGGCTCCAGAGCTATGTGGTTCTTTCTTCTCTAAG TATACTCCCGCCATTGACATTTGGAGTATTGGCTGCATATTTGCTGAAGTACTGACCGGGAAACCACTTTTTCCTGGTAAAAATATTGTTCATCAGCTTGATTTGATGACAGATCTCCTTGGAACGCCTTCATTAGATACCATTTCTCGG GTAAGAAATGAAAAGGCCAGGAGGTACTTGACTAGTATGAGGAAGAAGCAGCCAATATCCTTTTCTCAGAAGTTCCCAAATGCTGATCCCCTAGCCCTACAATTGCTACAACGGTTACTTGCATTTGATCCAAAGGATCGACCTACTGCCGAAGAG GCATTGGCAGATCCTTACTTTAAGGGGCTGGCTAAAGTTGAGAGGGAACCTTCTTGCCAGCCAATCTCAAAGGTGGAGTTTGAATTTGAGAGGAGAAAAGTCACAAAGGATGACATTCGCGAGTTGATATTCCTCGAGATACTCGAATACCATCCTCAATTGCTGAAAGACTACTTAAATGGAACCGAGAgatcaaattttctttatccTAG TGCACTAGATCAGTTCAAAAAGCAATTTGCTCATCTTGAAGATAATGGAGGGAAAAGTGGACCAGTTTATCCTCTAGAAAGAAAACATGCATCTCTTCCTAG GTCTTCAGTACAGTCAAATACCATTCCACCAAAAGTAACATCAAATATTGTTTCCTTTAAAGACCGATATGCGCCATCAGGTCCGTTCGGCAGTCAGCTTTACAAAGATTCAGCAGCACAGAGGATTGCTGCTGCTCAAG CCTGGAAGAATCTCAGGCCCGGTCATGCCATATGA